ACGACAGGGCCGCGATGATGCGCGCAGGCCGCCGGATCAGCGTCGCCACTTCAGAAGCTTCCCCCACCCGGAGCGAACGTCACCATGCCGGCACTGTGCACCAAATCGAGGAAAAATGCTGCGGCGAAGGCCGAAGCATTTGGAACGACGAACGGGTCGGCGAAACCGACAGCAGCCGCGCGACGGCCAGCCCGCGAGCTCAATCGATCTTGTGCAGCGCCGATCCTTTGTGAGCCGCGATGTGGTCGGACTTGTCGCTCCTGATCTCGTACTGCGGTTCGTCCCGACTGGCGTGATGCGTGTATCCCTTGTAATCGAAATCCCTGGTGTGGACCCGGATGATCCTGCCGCTCACGTGACCGGCCTCCGAATTCCAGCGAACGCGATCGCCGACCTTGAATCGTTCGCTCATGACGGCGCTCGTGCCCGTGCGGATTGTCCTTCGCGTGCCGCGATCGTTCTCTCGAATGCGACTTCAGCATGCAGCCCTTCGAGATCCCGGTGGATCACTGCGACCGCCAGCTTCTCGCCGCCGCGCCTGTAGGTGATCGCGCAGTCGCGCGCGTCGATCTGTCCCTCGATCTCGGTCTTGTCGAATCGTTCCGCGTGCCCGACATACGCGAGGCCGAAATCGTATTGCTCGGTCCAGAAGAAGGGGACGGCATCGAAGCGTTCGCGTCGCCCGAGGATGTTGCGCGCCGCGGTTTGCCCCTGGCGCTGGGCCACGACCCAGTGCTCGACACGGATGCGCTCGGCCGTGAGGTGATCCGGCCAGCGCGCAATGTCGCCGGCCGCGAAGATGCCCGGAACGCTCGTTTCCAGGTACTCGTTCACGATGACGCCGCGATCGACGGCGAGACCCGCCTGCTCGGCCAGTTCGACCGCCGGCCGTACGCCGACCCCG
This sequence is a window from Burkholderiales bacterium. Protein-coding genes within it:
- a CDS encoding DUF2945 domain-containing protein → MSERFKVGDRVRWNSEAGHVSGRIIRVHTRDFDYKGYTHHASRDEPQYEIRSDKSDHIAAHKGSALHKID